ATCCTGACAGTATAATCATTGATGAAAACGGGCAACGAAAAAAATTGCTTCCTTTACCTGCCGCCGAGATAGAATCTGAAATCATTTGCCGAATGTTTCCCAACCCTACCCGACTGGGAGAAGACAAAGCAACCCTCGATGAAGTCACAAAATTATTGCCACAGCCACACAAAATTTTTCACTTTACGGGACACGGTAGCTATAATTTTGACAATCCTCAACAATCAACTTTATACCTAAGCGATACTCACCGACTCACAGTCAAAGAAATCATCCAACTCAACCTCAGTAACTACAAATTAATCTGCCTTTCCGCCTGCGAAACCGCCGTCACAGACAAACAAACAATTCTCGCGGAATATGTAGGATTGATCAGTGGTTTCATGCGGGCGGGAGTTGGCTGTGTCGTCAGTACCCTGTGGACAGTCGAATCAGGGGCGAGTACGTTATTAATGATAGACTTTTACCGACGGTGGCAAGAAGACGGCGATGAGTTGCCCGTCGCTTTAGCAAATTCTCAAAAATGGCTACAATCAGCCACCCGCCAAGATTTGAAGGCTTGGTATCAGCGGGAAATTGACAAGATTTCCGAAAATAGCAGCGAACTTTCTGAAGATGAAGTTATCTTAATCGATTCTTTGGAAACCGATCGCCTAGCATTGGCTACAATAGAATTAGATCGACCTTACCAACATCCTTACTACTGGGCAGCCTTTACTGTAACTGGACTATGAAAGACACGCAAAACGATATTTTTACAGCTTTTATTGTGGCGGTACTCCAACAAACAGAACCGTTGCCCGCAGCAGTTCAATTAGAATTCAATAAATTAGATGAAAATTGCACAGTTAATGATATTCTGACACTGAATAAACTGCATTCTCCTCTGCTAGCTGCTTATGAAAATAATCGAGTCTGGTTAAAAAATCATAGCAATGAACGCAGCAAAGGATCAGATGTTTTGCCGGATAGCGAATTTGAAAAAGAAAACACTACCAACCCCGAAAGTGATAATGCCGCCAGCGATATCAGCGATTTAACAGATTTGCCAAAAATCATCAATCAAATCGATACCAAAGTTCAACCGCGAGGATTAAGAAAATTTCTCGGAAAAATCTTGCAAGCTAGGGATTCAGTGCAAGCAAGTCGCGATACAATTTTAGGGAATATTTTGTAGGGCACTAATGTATGCTTAACCCGAAATACCGCCAGGGACTCAAGTCCCTGGCTAATAGCGAAAGTCCTCTAAAGAGGACTAATGAGTTCTTCAGTCCTCTTTAGAGGACTTTCGCTTTGAGGCAGGGGTTTTAACCCCTGCCGGATTGCCGGATCAAGTTTAACTTAACACTAATAATTGCAGCGCCAATCGCCCGGTAATTGCCCAGATTATAATTAATTACAAACGGTTTCGCCCATGACTAACGAAAACTGGCTGATTTACCCTACAGTAGATTTATTTGTCTACGACTTAGCCGACGGAATCGGGCAAACTGAGGACAAAATCAGCCAAAACCGCCAGCAGTTTTGGCAAAAAATCTATGGTGAAAAACTCTCGCAGCCACAACAAGCACAAATCCAACAAGCTGAAACTGAAATCGGTGATTACATCGATTTACTCGGTGACAAAAAAGTAGCAGTATTTGCATCTCCCCTCGATGGCTATGCTTATCCTGTCAAATTCGGCGATACTTATGCGGTGCAGTTTGACTTATCCGGCAAAATAGAACCCGACACCGACAAGAAATTTGCACCAAAAGAAATCGACTGTTTGGAATGGCTGAAAGAAACTATCATTTCGCGCTTCAGTCAACCTGCGACTATCGGTCAAAGTTGGCTAGTTTGGGGTGAATTGACGGCCGGGCAAGATGCTTTAAAAACTGCCAAAAATTGCTATAACAAACTTAAGTTAGTCCCGAATGCGAAATGGGATAGGGATTTACAAGCCGAGGGGCAATTTTTAGGGGCAAATTTTTATGAATTGTGGCTACCTCCGGGAGATAGAGGCAATATCAGCCAAAATTATCATGTGTTAATTTGCTTGTTCTCTAACAGTGGCGAGGCATCGATTGCCACTAGCTGTAAAACAATGACTAAACTTTATCCGCAGTTACTCCAATTATTTAGATACCGCAATAAAGTGATTTGGGCTTATCAACAAAGCCGCCAACTTAAGTCTGACCTCAAGGATGCTTCGCGGAAGATTCAAGAGATTGTCAAACAACTCCCAGAACAAGTTAATGCTGCTAAAGTTGATTTGAAACAATTGCAGCAAAATTTGGTGAATTGCTTGACTATTTTCTCGATTTATGCTAACTATATTAGTCGATTAGAAGAACAAGAAAATACCATTAAAACTAATCTCAACAACTATAATAAACGGCTAGAAACCATAGCCGAGAGAATGAAAAAAAATCAAAACGAGTTGAAATTTTTGGCGACTTTCAGCGATTTTGCTGAGGAAAAGTATGTGATGCAGGTGAAGGCGGATAATAGAAGTTTGAGTGCGGGATTGCGGTTGTTGGAAAATGCCATAGAAACTGTGGAGGGGATTATCGAGATTGAGAGTGCTAAAGCCGATCGCACTTTAAACTTTACCATAGGTACAGTCGGCGTGGGAATTGGCACCAGCGGAGTCGCCGCCAGCATCTACGCCAGCCAAATCAACAGCCCCGAAAGCCCGAAAAATCCCCTGTCGGCGCATCAAGTTTTTGGATTGAGTGTGTTTCTGGGCATTTTAGCAGGTTTAGTCAGTGCGGGTTTATTAACATTCCTTGACAGAAAGCGGAAAGCGAAATGAACACTTCTGAGGATTTCGGTTAGTTAGCAGGCTTGACATCTTCCCACCAAAGCTGGACATAGGGCCACATTAATTTCTCGTCATCTAGTTTGACTGTCACTTCATAGCGATCGATATTAGTGAGTTCGCCAGTTTTACCATTAAACTGCAATTGTTTGGGATCGTCGGTGTGAATTTCTACCTTTTGATTCAACAGCGGTAGCATCTGCTTAGAAGAACCCTGAAACGGATTTTTGCCTCTGAGCACATAGCCACCAATGAAAGATAAGTACATTACAGCTAGGAAAAATACTGTACATAAACCCACAATTAATAGTGTTTTTTGTTGAGAAAAATTGGTGTAAACGCTCGCAATTCCTACGATTGTAGTTCCGAAGAATAACAAACTTGGTAGGTATAAACCATCTCCCAGAAACTCGCTACAAAAAAACATCAGGGGTATCTGAAAACCAAATAATGCAGCTACCCAACTCCACCCAGTTAATAATGATTCAGATAATAGCCAATTCATTCCTACCGTAAGGCCGAGCGCAATTGCTATCGCCCAAATTGGTGCTGCATAAGTGTACTGTCTGAAGGGAAGAACTACAAAAAAGAATGTAGCATAAACAAAACCTGCAATAGCTAAGGCCAATCCACTAATTATTTCGTTCCAGCTCAACTCCTCTCCCTCTCTCTTATTTAGGATCGATCGACTTAACGAATTGTTGCACTGGCTGCGGCAATGCCGGCACAAAAGTCTTTCTAAAACCCTTAACATCGAACACGCGCCACAAAATACCCACCGCTACTGTCAAGAAAAATAAAGCTCCTACAAAATTGATCGCTCCCGACACAAAACCGCCGCCCCTTTTTGGCGGTGGAGTAACGTGTTTCATGCGATAGACAGCCGGCTGATAATCTCTGGGTTCTTCCCTCTTCGACGGCGTTTTGGGGCGCGAACTCGCACGGGGGCTGCCGCTCAAACTGGTGTGATTAGTTTTAGTAAAACTGCTGGGCGACTTCAACTCAGAAGTGCCACGCGCCGCCGTTAACTTGCTAGTAGAAGTCCCTGTTTTGCCAACAGCAGCATCCTGAATTCTGCTGTTAGAGCGTTGGTTCGATTTGCGATCGGCGAGGGCACGCATCAAATTTTGCAATTGCTGAGTCGCCGCCGGCGGGCGTTCGGCTTTCCGCGCCCAATTTAACAGCATCGCCCCAGTAATCCCGCAGAGGTTCGCCGCCCCCACAGAAGCCAGCCGCTTCAGCAGAGGCTGGCTGTTCGACACAAAAATCACCAATGCTTCGGGATGTTCATGAGCCAAACCGTAAACGCATTGAGCCGTCGCCACTACGAGCATGGCTTGCTTGCTTTGATTTTTAATTGAAGGTTCCAGAGCGCGGTGCGTCTCTTGAGCGTCAGTTACAATCCAGCCGCTGTTGCCAAAAAAGCGCATAAACTCCCTAGCGACTTGCTCGATCGCTGGTTCCACGGCTTTTTCGGTGAGACGATCTATTTCGTCATACACTACTTCCGGGATATAGCAACTTCCCACTTTGGCATATTCTTGCCACACTTGGGTTCTGCCAGCAATCAAAACATCTGCATCAAAAGTTACCAATACAGGAGGAAGTTGATTAGCCATGAATTTATCCTAGATGCTTAGATACTTAATTTTCACTCGATCGCTCAAGTTTAAACAAATTTTGGGTATGAAAAAAATCGACTTTTGGTAATAGATAAATAACCAAGGGCGGGGAGTTGAATAGGAAATTAGTAGTGATGAACCCGATCGCCCTTTCATTCGCCCGCGCGATCGCCCAATTCCTTTATTTTACTCATTTAGTGCAACTCCACAGCCGATCGCATCAAGCAGCGCGCCTGCTATCTCTTTTGAGTTACCCCCAAAATCATGCGAGTGCCGGCTCGTGCTTCCAGCCCCTATTCCGTAACTCATTCCCGAGCCGCCACCGCAAAATCGCCCCTCTACAACGGTATTAATTCCCGATTCCCAGACGCCCCGCCAAAGCCGGAGTCAAAGGTAAAAGTGCAGCCACCATCAAGAACAAAGCTAGCAAACCCAAAGCAGCGCGAGCGTCGTCTGGCTCAGTCAGCTCATTGAGGCTCGGTCGCTCCAGATTCCGCTGTACAATTAAAATCACGATCGCCCAATAGAGAGCCGCCTGATTAACTAAAGAAGCGATCGCCAGCACCACAAACGTCGCCAAAGTAGCGCGGCTGGCCGTTTTCCGACCGTAAATTGCTTGTACGATTCTACCTCCATCCAACTGTCCGGCAGGCATCAAATTAATCGCCGTGATTACCAAGCCCAACCAACCGATAACTACCAGCGGGTGAACGTCAACAATCGGCTGCTGCAATGCCGAACCCAAAATTACTTTTGCCAAAGTTCCCACTAAAATCGAGCCCTTAAAAAATTCTGCCGGAATTTGAAACAAACTTCCGGGCTTCGATAGCACCAAACCGACTACCAGCATTAGCAGAGAAACTGTTCCCCCGGCGGCTGGCCCAGCAAAAGCGATATCAAACAAAACTTTACGGTTGGGGAGCAGCGATTCAAAACGATCGATCGCTCCAAAAGAACCTATCTGCCAAGTCGGTATAAAAAACGGCCAACTCAAACCAACATTGTACTTATTTGCCAGCACTCGGCGAGCAATGGCACCAGACCCTAAAACCGCCCAAATTCCTGCCACAATCGGCATAACTTCTAGATATCTAGCTGGCGAGTTAAAGAAATCGAAACCTAGCAGCAAGCCCGCTGTTTCCAAGCTGGTAGCAATTGTTGCCAGCAGCAGCACGACTGCCAGGATTTTTTGAGATAGGTTAGTTCGTTGCGGGTCGTTGGTGCTGGGCAAAATAATTACTACGGGCTTATCCTCCTGATTTTCTACTAAAAATAGGCGGTAGCGATCGTTTAATTTTTCTTGCAAACTTGCCGTCAAGCGCGAATGTACTTGTTCTGGGTCTCCCCGGAGATTGCCTTTCAAGATTACCCCATCTTGATAAGGAATCGTTTCTGTGGCAAAGAAAGTATCGATACCAAAGATCCCTTTAATTGCCTTGAGGTCTTCTACTGGAACCGGAATTATTTCTAACTCATTATTACCAGGACGCGATGTGATGATCTTAATGTTATCTTTAGCTGGTGGCTGCTGCGGGTCAGGAGCAGAAAAATCATTGGTTTGGGAATTCTTCAACTGGGCAGGATCGGGGCGCGAGTCGATCGCGGGCGCATCCGACAAGGCCTTGCGTAACTGTCTGCCCAGATAAATGTACAATCCGGTGGATGCCACCAACAGCAACAATATCGCTACTAGATTGAGGTAAATCCCGGCGGCGGACAAAGCAAAGAACAGCAGCCAGGGAATCATCAGCGCCACTGACTGCAACCAAGCCAAAATTCCTTGTTTCCCTTGACCTCTGGCGCGATAAAATCCCCAACCCAGAATTCCTAGAGCCAGCAATAGGAGTGCCGCGGTTGCCGAATTGGGCGATGCAGCTATCGGCGTTCCGGTTGCTTGCGCCAATACCAGCTTGAATCGGTCGATCGCGCTGCGGTCGAGTAATAGCATTAAATTTTGCGGATTATGAAATAGAGTTGCTGGGAACATTATCCAAACCTGTCCGAAACTAGCCCGATCACTAAGGATAACCCCTCAGGGCTACTCGGCCCACAACCTGCTGCTGCGATTTCAATTTTTGGGCAAGCTGCTATTGACACAACTGATTTTTTATGATATGGCAGTTTTGACCAACCTCAACTCAGATCGATCGTCCGGGAGCATGAAGATTGGCCGACGAAACTAATGCACAACAAATTAGGTTTCAGCCGTGGTGTCGCCAACGGTAGAAAACGGCTCAAAGCGTTGATGCTATTAGGTTTATCTAATGGGTACGGCAGGACTTGAACTTGTGGTTTGCTCTAGAATTACGAATTTTGGTCATTCTAGCCATTTTTATCCCACTCTGAAAGTCCTATTTTTGATTTGAGCGAACGCTGAGCGACTTACTATAGGCTGAGTACATCAGTTCAACTCAGTCTATTAGAGTAGGGAGCGAAAGATGAGCGAAAAATCTAATCCACTCACAGCAAGTACCACCGCAGACTACCTTATTGGCTACGAGCGGGTTCTGGACTATTTCAAACAAGCACAAAAAGAGTGCCCCAACGGCATAGGGCTAAAAAGAGACAGGAAAGCTAGCGGTGGTTACATAACGCTGCAATTCAAGTTGGGTGACAAGCGGGTTAACAAAACCTGCGGGTGTTATCTGACGATGCAAGGTATTACTGATGCTCTGCGAAAAGCTCATCTAGTTGCTAGCGCTTTACAATCATTCTCTAGCGAGAGTCGGTTTTTAGCCTGGTATGATGATGTTATTTTAGACAAAAACGTCATCAAAAATGATTTGATAACGTTTGGTGAGGCGATAACAAAAGTAGACAAAGAATACTGGGAGGGACGTACTAAACGCCGTCAACAACGTGACAGAAGTAATATTAGTCAGCAACGTACTTGGGGTGCGGTTTACGGTGACTACTATAAGCTGTTGCCACAATATACAGTCGTAAACCTAACAGATGTTCTGTCCGTAGTTAAGGGTAAAAAACAAGGGACTAAGTGCTTTAAGAATTGTTTGGGTGCAATGAAAAAGTTAGCTGAGACTATTGGCGATACTGAGTTGTTATGTAGACTCAAAGAAATTGACGGCACACAAACAGAATTTCGAGAAGACCTTCAAACCTTATCAGTCGATGATTTCTTGAAGCTTCGCAATCAGGTTCTCAGTGTTTCGAGTGACAAGCGATACCATCTGGAATCACGCAAGCGGTGGCTGTGGGTGTTTTCGATGCAGATGGTGTATGGTTTTCGGGTTCATGAAGTCTTTGCTATTCAGAACATCGATAAACCTTTCAAAACAAAGGATGGTGTTGTTATTCCGGCACTGATTGAGCCTAATAATATAAAAATGATTGCCGTAGTCGGTGATAAGACATTACTAAATACGACAACCAAGACTGGCTACCGACTGTGTGTGCCGATGCTCCCCCCTACTCATTCTGACTTGATAGAATGTTTGGAACTCAAGTCAGGTATCTTGCCCGATATTAGAACATCATCAAACAATCCAAAGACAATTAGTGGGATATATAGTGACCGCGCACAAACTATCTTAAGAAGATGGGACAAAGGTTTTACTCAAACGCACGCTTTACGTCACTTAGCGAATCTCAATGGTCAAATGGCGGGGATGTCTCAGGAGACAAGAGCTAAGAGCTTAGGGCATTCAACACAGATGAATGAAGGCATCTATAAAAAACGAGCCAATACTCAGACAACGATTGATTTATTAACTCAGTCTACGAAGGAAGCTATCCCTTTAGGTAGCGCTATTGAGGTGCTTAAACAGTTAGGGAGTGACTTTAAAAATGTCAAATTGCTAGCCGCCATTTACGGGATTGCGCCCGATGAAGTGATGGAGCTACTCACCGAATAATTTGAAACGAAACTTTACAATCCCTGTGTTGACAGATGGCTCTAAAGCTGCAATCGTGAGTAACTAAGGAAGATTTGATACGCGCGGTTAACCCGGTGCTGAAACACCAGATTAACTACGACTTCCCCAAACCGTTCTATTACAACGTTTGGAGCTAAAAAATTATGACATTTTTAGACGATTGTCTTGACGGACGATCGCAACTCTTCATTATTGAGTTTGCGAGGTTCTGTCATGACTGAACTATCAATTTTTGATTTCGAGGGGCAAGAAATCAGGGTATTCGGTTCGGCCGATACCCCTGAGTGGGTTGTCGCTGACGTGGGTGCTGTCTTAGGAATTAGCCAAAGCACGCTGTCAGAACGTGTGAGCAAGATGCCTGAAAATTGGAAGGGTATCGGTTTGACCGATACCCTTGGAGGTCAGCAACAAATGCTCACCGTGGCGGAACCAGGTTTGTACGAACTCATTTTCCGATCAGACAAGCCAGCAGCCCAACGGTTCCGAATTTGGATGTTTGAGGAAGTGCTACCCAGCATCCGCCGGACAGGAAGCTATTCTCATTCCACTGAACAGGTTTTTGACCCCCAATTATCTCAGTTCATAGAGCTTGCACAGAGCCAAGTTGATGTCATCAACGAACAGCAAAAAATGCTGGCAGAACAGCAAAAAATGCTGGCAACAGCCCTAGCTAGCCTCGGTAAGACCAAAGCAAAGGACAAGAAGCAGCCCAAGTGGACACCGCGCAGCACCAGTCATTTGATGGAATTTGTCCGTGAAGTCGGTTTGGAACCTCAGCCTGACGGTCAGGTTTACGTTTCTGACCTCTGGCAACAGTTGCGCGACTGGTACATCAAGACTGGTGTGCTGAAGGTTGAAACTGTGAAGGGCAAAGAGAAATTAACTTGGCGGGACTTACCAAACAAACGGGACAACCCTGTTAAAGCTATTAACCAGTTGTCCCGAAGGTTATGTGAGCTTTTCCCTAAACTTCAAAGACGACGACATACGGGACACGATACCGGGCATGACGGTAAGTTGCGACTTGGATGTAGCTACCTAATTGGCATTGGATACGCGCAAGATTCCGCACTGTCTGGAGACGATAGCCATGACTGAACCCATAGTGAACCGCCGTCGCATTGATAAACTCAGGGCGATCGCTTTTGAATACGGTCTCACCAACGAAGACGCCAAAGATTTTGGGAAGCTTTCTAAAACTGCCACTTGGGAAGTGCTGCTAGAAGTCAATCGCATTGTTTACATCGCTGACACTACTGTAGACACGTGTATACATACTGTCTACATACCGCTAGACAACGCCCTAGATAACAAGGCTGAACCGCTTGACACAGTGGATAGCTGGACTGCTACCAACTTTTTAGAATGGGTTGACCTTTCCCAACTGATTGCCATCATGCTCGCATCGGCGGGGGTGTTTGTGCTGGCAATGTCTATGTGGCGACAAATCAACCCACTGAATTTATTACCTTCTCCAGTCCGCATCAACATTCAAATTGGAGCATCAAAGTAATGGGATTAATGAAGCAACTATTCGGCGGCACTCAGTCCGCCGATTCGTCCACGGGTGGCGGTTTAGTCCACGATGGCAGTCACTCAATAGACAAGTCAAAAGTGCTGTCAGCCACTGACGCAAGTGTTATCTGTCCACAAAACCCCGGCAACTTTTCCAGCATCCGTAGTGCTCCAGTCGTGCCAGCCCCGCGCTACTTCACAGAGGAAGAAGCTGATGGATTGAAGGACTTAGCAAAAGAAAAAACAGACGGTGCAAGGCAAGCTAAACGCGCCTATGAAGCGCTAGGGAAGATTGAAGCAGCCGATGCCAAAGTCCACAAACATCACCGCAAGTATGAGGGTGTTGTCGCCGACAACGAACTGGTAAAAAAGCGCGCCGATGGCAGACTCGGTAAACACTTGCACTCACAACGCCCTGCTTACGCCCGTTTGGGGATGAGTCTTGACCAAGCTGCGAGTAATGCCGATACCCGTATTGGTGAAATCAGAGCGAAATTGCAGGGGGCGAAACGATGACAAAAGCGATCGCCATTATCAATGACTTTTTGGTGCTTGCGATTGCGTCCAGCTTTCTCTGCTGGATAGCGTCGCTGCATCCTCAAGCTTTAGCTTTAGTCCGAGCCGTGTACATAATTTTTGCTTTACTGTGGATGCTCAGTTGGGTGCTTGACGATTGGTTGGTGGCACGCCTAAAAATCAACGCAATCACTTTACAGGGTGTTTTGGTTCTAGGTTTGGCTGCATCTGTCGTTGGCTTGGGGGTGATGTTGTGTCGATCCTAAAAGTCTCAGCCCTGACTTGCTCAGGGTTCATTCTCTGGCTAGCACCACCGTTTATCCTCAGCCGCAAAATTCCGTTGCACAATATGACCACAGGCTTAGCCTTGATAGGTAGCTTTGCTTGCTGCTTTGAAGCCCGCAGAGTTGCCCTCAAACTTAGTCAGGCAGAAGATTTTGAGGCAATGAAGGAAGCGGTTTTAGTTGCCGATGTCGAGGACGAATTAGCTACCAGTGCCTATATTTCCGAACAACAGCGTCGCATGGAAGCTGAATCTATCCTCAATGCAGGTTCTGAAGATGTTGAACGCCTAGAACGTGCCCTAGCACTGACTCATGGTGATGATGGTGGTTGGGGTGAGGAACGTTCCGAACAACTAGCTCAGAACGATGATTCGGAACGCTTGGAACGGATTCTACAGTTGCAGGCTAAAGGCTACGGTAAGGCGAAAATCATCCTTGAGATTTGGGGAGTCAACAAAGGTGGCAGTGTGAAATACAAGGCTGCTGAGGCTGAGTATAAAAGGCTTACGGGTGAATAGCAGTTGTGTTTGAAACACTGCGGAAGGTTGCAACCTTCCGGGTTTGTAAACACAATTCAACGACAAACAAAACCGGAGGCTGTTGAGGTTGAGTATCGGCGGTTGACTAGGGAGTGACGCTGAATATGTACTACACCCTACAAGCCCAATGAGTTTGTAGGGTATACGGCCCTATAGCAATCAAGGAAATGCAGCAATCCCACATTCCCGCAAGCAATCGAAGAGCAGTCGGAATGCACCAGGAAACTCGTAGAGTTTCCGCTGTGTGCACACTCCTCAACTGATCATTGATTATCGCTATATTTTGGAGTCGTACTTTTCTTGTTACGATTCCGAACTTCGGGCAGTCTAACGCAACACTCTGACAACACTACGAGACTTGTAGAGTCTCGTATTTTTGACAACACTCCGTACTGGCTCAATGCTGTTTCAATCGCCTTCCAAACTCTAGCTTTAGGTTCTGCTAACGTATAAGGGTACGCGATTCTCCGAAGTGAAATCCACGTTTTGCGGCTAAGGGGGGGAGTAAGGGAATCGCTTATGGCAAGGGATGGAGAGGGAAGCCGCTTGATATACAGAAATCTCCCTGCCTCAAAGACAATTACGTCCTAACCTCTAACTGAATCAAGGGTAGGCGACAGAGCAAGTCGTCAATTTTTAAATTGCTCAAAATTACTATAAACAGCAAAAAACCGCTCTCTCTATTTTGACGAATCGAAGAACGGCTTTTTGCAACTCATAACCTGTCCAGGGGACAGGCAACTTGTCGTATGTATACACCATCATACCCTTCAAACTCTAATCTTGTCACCGTTTCCAAAGAAAATCCTTGCCCGCACTGTGGCAAGCCCGACTGGTGCTACTTCATTGGTGAACTGTCAGTCTGCAACCGTGAGAATCCCCCGGCAGAGGGCTGGGTAGCTACCAAGAAGACGAACAGCGAGGGCCGGCTTTATTACGCACCGATTCAAGAGCGCAAGGAAGTCCGTGCGGCGCAAACTCGTTCAGAACGCAATGGCGACAAACACATCAGCAACCGCCCGCCCGCCAAAAAAGCAGTTGGGAAACCACAGTCAGCAAAAGTTCCAGTGCCGACTGGACTAACACTTATTGAACTGCCCACTTGTCAATCCGGCCCCGAACCTCATAAACCTCAATACATCCCGAAGGGCGTACCCGCAGAAGCCCAACAAATCACCTACGTCTACAGCGATTCACAGTCCGTCTTGCGCTTTGAATGGCTAGATCCAGACAGTCCAAAGGGACGCGACAAGACCTGTCGCCAAACTCACATTGACGTACACGGTAAGCAGATATGGACTAAGGGTGACTTGC
The sequence above is drawn from the Microcoleus sp. bin38.metabat.b11b12b14.051 genome and encodes:
- a CDS encoding PIN domain-containing protein, yielding MANQLPPVLVTFDADVLIAGRTQVWQEYAKVGSCYIPEVVYDEIDRLTEKAVEPAIEQVAREFMRFFGNSGWIVTDAQETHRALEPSIKNQSKQAMLVVATAQCVYGLAHEHPEALVIFVSNSQPLLKRLASVGAANLCGITGAMLLNWARKAERPPAATQQLQNLMRALADRKSNQRSNSRIQDAAVGKTGTSTSKLTAARGTSELKSPSSFTKTNHTSLSGSPRASSRPKTPSKREEPRDYQPAVYRMKHVTPPPKRGGGFVSGAINFVGALFFLTVAVGILWRVFDVKGFRKTFVPALPQPVQQFVKSIDPK
- a CDS encoding site-2 protease family protein; amino-acid sequence: MFPATLFHNPQNLMLLLDRSAIDRFKLVLAQATGTPIAASPNSATAALLLLALGILGWGFYRARGQGKQGILAWLQSVALMIPWLLFFALSAAGIYLNLVAILLLLVASTGLYIYLGRQLRKALSDAPAIDSRPDPAQLKNSQTNDFSAPDPQQPPAKDNIKIITSRPGNNELEIIPVPVEDLKAIKGIFGIDTFFATETIPYQDGVILKGNLRGDPEQVHSRLTASLQEKLNDRYRLFLVENQEDKPVVIILPSTNDPQRTNLSQKILAVVLLLATIATSLETAGLLLGFDFFNSPARYLEVMPIVAGIWAVLGSGAIARRVLANKYNVGLSWPFFIPTWQIGSFGAIDRFESLLPNRKVLFDIAFAGPAAGGTVSLLMLVVGLVLSKPGSLFQIPAEFFKGSILVGTLAKVILGSALQQPIVDVHPLVVIGWLGLVITAINLMPAGQLDGGRIVQAIYGRKTASRATLATFVVLAIASLVNQAALYWAIVILIVQRNLERPSLNELTEPDDARAALGLLALFLMVAALLPLTPALAGRLGIGN
- a CDS encoding BRO family protein, which produces MTELSIFDFEGQEIRVFGSADTPEWVVADVGAVLGISQSTLSERVSKMPENWKGIGLTDTLGGQQQMLTVAEPGLYELIFRSDKPAAQRFRIWMFEEVLPSIRRTGSYSHSTEQVFDPQLSQFIELAQSQVDVINEQQKMLAEQQKMLATALASLGKTKAKDKKQPKWTPRSTSHLMEFVREVGLEPQPDGQVYVSDLWQQLRDWYIKTGVLKVETVKGKEKLTWRDLPNKRDNPVKAINQLSRRLCELFPKLQRRRHTGHDTGHDGKLRLGCSYLIGIGYAQDSALSGDDSHD